The following are encoded in a window of Ignicoccus islandicus DSM 13165 genomic DNA:
- a CDS encoding heterodisulfide reductase-related iron-sulfur binding cluster yields the protein MLCYYPGCSAKGIGRDMEKAVEAVSRKLGISYKEIDGWGCCGAGMVADLSPLGAAVLANSNLYLAKEQGCEKVFTACGICFNQLIKWNEEAFRNKDLYERTKEVMESKHMDLVKMEVLHFIEILDEKLTEDHVLRPLANLKVALYPGCQAKFGFKAKGKDVFEVMERILRKLGVEIGPRIEFCCGFPVVTYDKPNATRMAHEVVRRSLDSDVIVTLCPFCQYHIDTSVRGKPVVHLHQLVGLALGLSPKDLGLDMHSNKLRI from the coding sequence ATGCTTTGTTACTATCCGGGTTGCAGCGCTAAAGGTATCGGAAGGGACATGGAGAAGGCGGTTGAAGCAGTATCTAGGAAGCTCGGCATCAGCTATAAGGAAATTGACGGATGGGGCTGTTGCGGAGCCGGTATGGTAGCGGACCTATCTCCATTGGGAGCAGCAGTATTAGCTAACTCGAACCTCTACCTAGCTAAGGAGCAAGGTTGCGAGAAGGTTTTTACAGCCTGCGGTATATGTTTCAATCAATTGATAAAGTGGAACGAGGAGGCGTTTCGGAACAAGGACTTGTATGAGAGGACTAAGGAGGTTATGGAGAGCAAGCACATGGACTTAGTTAAAATGGAGGTGCTTCACTTCATAGAAATATTAGACGAGAAGTTAACTGAAGACCACGTCCTACGTCCGCTCGCTAACTTAAAGGTAGCCCTCTATCCGGGATGTCAAGCTAAGTTCGGCTTCAAGGCAAAAGGGAAGGACGTATTTGAAGTAATGGAAAGGATCCTAAGGAAACTTGGAGTTGAAATAGGTCCTAGAATAGAGTTCTGTTGCGGGTTCCCTGTAGTTACGTACGACAAACCTAATGCGACGAGAATGGCTCATGAGGTGGTTCGCAGGTCCTTAGATAGCGACGTAATAGTAACCCTGTGTCCCTTCTGCCAATATCACATTGATACTAGCGTGAGGGGGAAACCCGTAGTTCATTTGCATCAACTAGTGGGCTTGGCTCTAGGTCTATCTCCCAAGGACCTCGGTTTAGATATGCATTCGAACAAACTCAGAATTTAG
- a CDS encoding phenylalanine--tRNA ligase subunit alpha: MIYVTPTQMKIVELIVEKGIMDIDEIAKELGKKREDLMRELAELQRVELVEVVTRTKKLAKLNDKGVIYLKRPLPEEVVLELLEKGDVPISQLKDKLEKDEISAALGKLKAFKVVKMEKGVLRKAGDDKELREYIKRLKECISKYRFPSEPDDCFKLLKERGFVETEQRKIIEIKPTNKLIELWNQGKLVEKEVVTKLTSEMITSGKWKEITLKKFDLTIEMPSARGGKRHPLTELYDHVREVLISMGFEEASGNFVEHALWNFDVLLVPQYHPARYETDVFYVENAELPRPPEDVIERAKAVHERLYRYKWEAREALRLLLRTHTTAVSAHQMYERGDGEYKVFSLDRVFRSETLDQTHSMEFHQLEGIVVGRNVKFNHLLGFFKEFSKKMGLGEVKFKPAYFPFTEPSVEGFIRHPKLGWIEVFPGGMFRPELLEVVGLSKDYKVIAWGIGIDRIAMMLLDLDDIRDLYTNDLVTIRSLKQPLKVILGASSKG, translated from the coding sequence TTGATTTACGTAACGCCCACGCAGATGAAGATAGTTGAGCTGATAGTTGAGAAAGGTATAATGGATATTGATGAGATAGCCAAGGAATTGGGTAAGAAGAGAGAGGACTTAATGAGGGAACTAGCGGAGCTACAAAGAGTTGAATTAGTTGAAGTTGTAACTAGGACCAAGAAGCTAGCCAAGCTTAACGATAAGGGAGTTATCTACTTGAAGAGACCTCTTCCCGAGGAGGTCGTTCTAGAACTTTTAGAGAAGGGGGACGTTCCAATAAGTCAGCTCAAAGACAAGCTGGAAAAAGACGAGATATCAGCTGCTTTAGGTAAGCTAAAGGCGTTCAAAGTTGTAAAGATGGAAAAGGGCGTTTTAAGGAAAGCTGGCGATGATAAGGAGCTTCGGGAGTATATAAAGAGATTGAAGGAGTGCATTTCGAAGTACAGATTTCCATCTGAACCAGACGACTGCTTCAAGCTATTGAAGGAAAGGGGATTCGTCGAAACTGAGCAGAGGAAGATAATTGAAATTAAGCCTACCAATAAGTTGATCGAACTTTGGAACCAAGGCAAATTGGTTGAGAAGGAAGTTGTTACCAAGCTAACTAGCGAAATGATAACTTCTGGTAAGTGGAAGGAGATAACGTTAAAGAAGTTTGACTTAACTATAGAAATGCCTTCCGCAAGGGGAGGCAAGAGGCACCCGCTAACGGAGCTTTACGACCACGTAAGGGAAGTGTTAATCTCAATGGGTTTCGAAGAAGCTTCGGGGAACTTCGTTGAGCACGCGTTATGGAACTTCGACGTCCTCCTAGTCCCCCAGTACCACCCGGCCCGCTACGAAACGGACGTCTTCTACGTAGAAAACGCCGAACTTCCTCGACCCCCAGAGGACGTTATAGAAAGAGCCAAGGCCGTTCATGAAAGGCTATATAGATACAAGTGGGAGGCCCGTGAAGCCCTTAGATTGCTCTTGAGAACCCATACCACGGCCGTCTCCGCTCATCAAATGTATGAGAGGGGCGATGGAGAGTACAAGGTATTTTCGTTAGATAGGGTATTCAGGTCCGAGACGCTCGATCAGACTCACTCAATGGAATTCCACCAGCTGGAAGGAATAGTCGTCGGGAGGAACGTGAAGTTCAACCACTTACTTGGTTTCTTCAAGGAGTTCAGTAAGAAAATGGGTCTCGGAGAAGTGAAGTTCAAGCCAGCTTACTTCCCCTTTACTGAACCTTCAGTTGAAGGGTTCATTAGACATCCCAAGTTAGGTTGGATAGAAGTGTTCCCTGGAGGTATGTTTAGACCGGAGCTATTGGAGGTAGTCGGATTGTCCAAGGACTACAAGGTTATTGCATGGGGAATTGGAATAGATAGGATAGCAATGATGCTACTGGACTTGGACGACATAAGGGATCTGTATACCAACGACCTAGTTACTATAAGGTCCCTTAAACAACCCTTGAAGGTGATCTTAGGTGCCAGTAGTAAGGGTTGA
- the pheT gene encoding phenylalanine--tRNA ligase subunit beta: MPVVRVDVNDLSRIAKTDLDAERVSQILPVLKGEVEKVEGDEIEYEASHDRADLFSAEGLGRAIGIFLGSRGNPKYKVVDSEYVLDLSKAPSYRPYAMLAIVRNLELDNEAIRQVFQLQEKLAISYGVHRKLVSVGLYDLKYIKGKVIRYQTLPQGKYVPLDYEVEMTFEEVLEKTEKGRTYGHLIKKGEYPVLADEENVLSLVPILNANYNKVTENTRDVLIDVTGTEPYLMARVLDVMVTSLIERSNDPVIERVKAVRGNEVLFETPELPIKEIELTMKTVREFVEVNIDLEKAKDLLNKMGLEAKVVEGKVKVSVPPYRIDVHGEVDLIEDLISAYGYNELETLRDSVVDYGELTPMTKLVRFVSDKLVSLGLVEVFNFSLTSSELLELLGENNFVKIVNPRMKSYDSVRTSLVPSLLLTALENQKSHSKFKAFEVGDVLVNEGYTRREKRLGILLYGDFTLTDAISHLNALFEELGLKAKYVEREIPYFIPERSAKVVIGNIEVGSVGEVNPQILVSLGVKAPVTIAEISLDKILELF, encoded by the coding sequence GTGCCAGTAGTAAGGGTTGACGTCAACGACCTTAGTAGGATCGCTAAGACCGATTTGGACGCCGAGCGAGTTTCCCAAATCCTTCCCGTACTCAAGGGAGAAGTCGAAAAGGTGGAGGGAGACGAGATAGAATACGAGGCTTCACACGACAGGGCAGACTTGTTCTCCGCAGAAGGGTTGGGGAGGGCCATTGGAATATTCCTAGGAAGTAGAGGTAACCCCAAGTACAAGGTAGTTGATTCGGAATACGTCCTGGACTTGAGTAAGGCTCCGTCGTACAGACCTTACGCTATGTTGGCTATAGTTAGGAACTTAGAGCTAGATAACGAAGCAATTAGGCAAGTATTTCAACTTCAAGAGAAATTGGCTATAAGCTACGGCGTTCATAGAAAGCTCGTTTCCGTAGGACTTTACGATCTAAAGTACATTAAGGGTAAGGTAATACGCTACCAGACTCTCCCCCAAGGAAAGTACGTCCCCTTGGATTACGAGGTGGAAATGACGTTCGAGGAAGTTTTAGAGAAGACGGAGAAGGGAAGGACATACGGTCACTTAATAAAGAAAGGAGAGTATCCCGTATTAGCTGACGAAGAGAACGTTCTCTCGTTAGTTCCAATATTGAACGCTAACTATAATAAGGTAACTGAAAATACGAGGGACGTGTTGATTGACGTCACTGGTACTGAACCCTATCTGATGGCTAGGGTATTGGACGTAATGGTTACGTCCTTAATAGAGCGATCTAACGACCCGGTAATCGAAAGGGTTAAGGCCGTTAGGGGGAACGAAGTGCTCTTCGAGACGCCTGAACTGCCTATCAAGGAAATCGAGCTTACAATGAAGACCGTAAGGGAGTTCGTCGAAGTAAATATCGATTTAGAGAAAGCTAAGGACTTGCTGAACAAGATGGGGTTAGAAGCGAAGGTAGTTGAAGGAAAGGTAAAGGTCAGTGTACCTCCATATAGAATAGACGTTCACGGGGAGGTCGACTTGATCGAAGACTTGATTTCAGCCTATGGCTACAACGAGTTGGAAACCTTAAGGGACAGCGTAGTAGACTACGGAGAACTAACTCCCATGACCAAGCTGGTTAGGTTCGTCTCGGACAAACTCGTCTCGTTGGGCTTAGTTGAGGTGTTCAACTTCTCTTTAACGAGCTCCGAACTCCTAGAATTGTTAGGTGAGAACAACTTCGTGAAAATAGTCAATCCTAGGATGAAGAGTTACGACTCCGTCAGAACGAGCCTAGTTCCCTCGCTGCTCCTTACAGCACTAGAGAACCAGAAGTCCCACTCAAAGTTCAAGGCATTCGAGGTCGGGGACGTCCTAGTAAACGAAGGGTATACGAGAAGGGAGAAGAGATTGGGGATACTCCTTTACGGAGACTTCACTTTGACTGATGCGATATCGCACCTAAACGCGCTCTTCGAGGAACTAGGGCTTAAGGCGAAGTACGTTGAACGAGAAATTCCATACTTCATCCCCGAGAGGAGCGCAAAGGTCGTAATAGGAAATATAGAGGTAGGTTCGGTTGGAGAAGTGAACCCCCAGATCCTCGTCAGCTTAGGCGTGAAGGCACCGGTAACTATAGCCGAGATATCTCTAGATAAGATATTGGAATTATTTTAG
- a CDS encoding hydroxymethylglutaryl-CoA synthase, giving the protein MGERISSVGISGWGAYVPIYRIRGEEIAEHWEGDPSVPLGLGVPEKSVAGIDEDNITMAWEAAKNALTRSQIAPSEIGMVFIGSESKPYAVKPSAVVIAEALGITPHTMAIDAEFACRAGSEGLRHAFSMVNEGAIEAALIIGSDTAQGAPGDVLEYTAASGAAAFVVSKKNVVAKLLDAVTYVTDTPDFWRRELSPYPRHGEGFTGEPAYFHHLTSAIRELMERNGLSPNDVTYFVPHQPNARFPLKLASKLGFPKEKVLPALTTAKIGNTYNASAFIGMTRILDMAKPGEIVLMAPFGSGAGADAYLFEITDRVEEVSGLAPPTDSYIERKVYIGYGRYLKFRNKIKRLI; this is encoded by the coding sequence GTGGGTGAACGTATCTCGTCAGTCGGAATTTCCGGTTGGGGCGCTTACGTACCTATTTATAGAATAAGAGGAGAGGAAATAGCTGAACATTGGGAAGGCGATCCTTCCGTTCCGTTAGGCCTAGGCGTGCCGGAGAAGTCTGTAGCGGGAATAGATGAGGACAACATTACTATGGCGTGGGAAGCGGCGAAGAACGCGCTAACTAGGTCTCAAATAGCTCCAAGCGAAATAGGCATGGTATTCATTGGTTCTGAATCGAAACCATATGCTGTAAAACCGTCTGCTGTTGTAATTGCAGAGGCGCTGGGAATAACCCCCCATACCATGGCAATAGACGCCGAATTCGCGTGTAGAGCTGGAAGCGAGGGCTTGAGGCACGCCTTTTCAATGGTTAACGAGGGAGCTATCGAAGCCGCTTTAATAATTGGGAGCGATACTGCCCAAGGAGCTCCAGGAGACGTCTTGGAATACACAGCTGCTTCCGGTGCGGCTGCATTCGTTGTTTCTAAAAAGAACGTAGTTGCGAAGCTACTGGACGCGGTCACGTACGTTACAGATACGCCCGATTTCTGGAGGAGGGAGCTTTCTCCATACCCTAGACATGGCGAAGGGTTCACCGGGGAACCGGCTTACTTCCATCACTTAACCTCCGCTATAAGGGAGTTAATGGAGAGGAACGGCTTGAGTCCCAATGACGTGACCTACTTCGTTCCGCACCAACCAAACGCGAGGTTTCCTCTGAAGTTAGCGTCCAAATTAGGCTTCCCAAAAGAGAAGGTCCTCCCAGCGCTAACCACTGCGAAGATAGGTAATACGTACAACGCTTCTGCCTTCATAGGAATGACTAGGATACTAGATATGGCCAAGCCCGGAGAGATCGTTCTCATGGCACCCTTCGGCTCAGGAGCCGGTGCCGATGCGTACTTATTCGAAATTACTGATAGGGTAGAAGAGGTTTCCGGGCTAGCGCCTCCAACTGATTCATATATAGAAAGAAAGGTCTACATAGGATACGGTAGGTACTTGAAGTTCAGGAATAAGATAAAGAGGTTGATATGA
- a CDS encoding thiolase C-terminal domain-containing protein has translation MYVCDVAVRPIGREYSKSTLDMALEVSSKVIDSCGEPEAIVFSTYASTFQEKFGNIAFALAEALGLDAETYEVRAGDGSGGAAIAVGTKLVKAGFKKVLVVGADKTNDFHSKHAVSHLRTLIQPYETIYGLTYSAVHALAAKLYMKKYGVSHEDLLQWAVLMHDHATEVPHAQLKFQINLKKALNGTIVSEPLNLFDSHPFSDGAAAVMITSESAPVKIETASATHVLSVSKRDLTFMYSTKKAIERLGVDVESIEGFEVYDPFSIAGIIALESLGLAERGEGLKVLDEMPNAINPSGGLKARGHPIGATGVYQVAEGFLAVTEGLGKLGKVSTFLTHATNLFGASTYLTLLKEV, from the coding sequence ATGTACGTATGCGACGTCGCAGTTAGACCAATAGGCAGAGAATATTCGAAGAGCACACTGGACATGGCCCTCGAAGTTTCGTCGAAAGTAATTGACTCTTGCGGCGAGCCAGAAGCAATAGTTTTCTCGACCTACGCGTCTACGTTCCAGGAGAAGTTCGGGAATATAGCATTCGCTCTGGCGGAAGCTCTAGGTTTGGATGCGGAAACGTACGAAGTTAGGGCCGGTGATGGTAGCGGTGGCGCGGCCATTGCGGTAGGCACCAAGCTAGTAAAGGCTGGATTCAAGAAAGTGCTCGTAGTTGGCGCCGATAAGACTAACGACTTCCACTCGAAGCACGCCGTGTCCCATCTAAGGACCCTAATTCAACCCTACGAGACCATTTACGGCTTGACTTACTCCGCCGTTCACGCTTTGGCTGCTAAACTTTACATGAAGAAGTACGGCGTCTCCCACGAGGACTTGCTGCAGTGGGCCGTCCTAATGCACGATCACGCCACCGAGGTCCCACACGCGCAATTGAAGTTTCAGATAAACTTGAAGAAGGCACTAAACGGTACTATCGTTTCGGAACCACTTAATTTGTTCGATTCGCATCCGTTTAGCGATGGAGCCGCTGCAGTAATGATAACGTCCGAAAGCGCTCCGGTGAAAATAGAGACTGCCTCGGCCACCCACGTCCTATCTGTCTCTAAGCGAGATCTAACCTTCATGTATTCCACTAAGAAGGCAATTGAAAGGCTTGGCGTAGACGTTGAGTCCATTGAAGGTTTCGAGGTCTACGACCCGTTCTCAATAGCTGGTATAATAGCCTTGGAGTCCTTGGGACTGGCCGAGAGGGGCGAGGGACTAAAGGTTCTAGACGAGATGCCGAACGCGATAAATCCCTCTGGCGGCTTGAAGGCCAGAGGTCACCCAATCGGTGCAACTGGAGTATATCAAGTAGCGGAGGGGTTCTTGGCCGTAACGGAGGGGTTAGGCAAATTAGGTAAAGTATCAACCTTCCTAACTCACGCAACGAATTTGTTTGGTGCTTCAACGTACTTAACTTTACTGAAGGAGGTGTGA
- a CDS encoding Zn-ribbon domain-containing OB-fold protein gives MDVSPARLWREKEFAYKLSVLKCEKCGWTYVGNLEKCPKCGSPLRRVQMPKKGKVISWTKLVQVPEELEDFAPIYLALIELEDGSTVVSRLVDVIGEPTDGMEVEAVLRRLRVDGVSGLIEYGLVFRPVLNR, from the coding sequence ATGGACGTGAGTCCCGCGAGATTATGGAGGGAAAAGGAGTTCGCCTACAAACTATCAGTCTTAAAATGTGAGAAATGTGGATGGACGTACGTTGGTAACCTAGAGAAGTGTCCTAAGTGCGGCTCCCCCCTAAGGAGGGTCCAAATGCCCAAGAAAGGGAAAGTGATCTCTTGGACCAAGCTAGTCCAAGTACCGGAGGAGCTAGAGGACTTCGCGCCGATATATTTGGCCCTAATAGAATTGGAAGACGGTAGTACTGTAGTGAGTCGCTTAGTTGACGTTATCGGCGAACCCACCGATGGCATGGAGGTTGAGGCCGTCTTGAGGAGGCTTAGGGTGGATGGGGTTTCGGGGTTAATTGAATACGGCTTGGTCTTTAGACCAGTCTTGAATAGATAG
- the rgy gene encoding reverse gyrase — protein sequence MKAIYRDGCPVCGGAISSDRLAKGLPCERCLPEEVPRDRLKEMNLGGPLGQYFKIEKEVEEAERVFHEVTKSVFWSAQRAWLIRALRGESFSIVAPTGMGKSTFGALVSVLFAKKFGKSYVILPTTPLVEMMYKKAKPFADILGVEVVKIHSKMSKGERKEALEKFEKGEFGVLITTSRFMINKLDELTKFKFSLIFVDDVDSVLKSNKNVDRILQLLGLNEEDLKELWNIVNKEKRIMRYLLNTNDPEKRLSFLEELEEIEERVKELRMKVNGILIFSSATGKVRTNRIAMVRKLLNFEPGGTSEGVRNVIDSYTREGFVKVVKALGKGGLVFVPADKGLSFAEEVARKLKENGVSAEVVSSERVNVIEAFERGEVSVLVGVATHYGVLTRGIDLPHVIRYAVFVGVPRLKFKLKMDEPVPRAIVNVLRIAVEVGFEEYAKIYKELAKRYRSLTQQAVEMLKERLMNGIVETDLEKLFMKGFEIIRNLASKPEFVERVRRSGFYEIVEEGGELYLLVPDSATYLQASGRTSRLYAGGVTKGLSVVIVDSEHLFNGLKKRLRWVIENWYPFEQLDLGELLKEIDEDRRKVLKVLRGELSTNEIRNLLKTSLLIVESPNKARTITNFFGRPSIRTVKGVRVYEIGLGNRILYVTASGGHTNDLVSDSDPLCIMEGGNCLYYGIEENGTQHLTSIKRCMVCGTQFSEEINRCVRCGSKYLKNSKEVIEGLRLLAEEVDEVLIGTDPDTEGEKIGWDVANLVNPFAKKVLRVEFHEVTKRALLEAIDNPRPFNFNLVGSQMLRRAEDRLIGFTLSPKLWFDLWPRYTNTPVACKISRNLSAGRVQTPVLGWVIKRYEEYKRSRKKFYIVSYGEGWRETFPEDSFGLKPTRKDVERSTVVVKYIERWEETVPPRPPFTTDSLLEEANEVLRLSADQTMKLAQDLFEMGFITYHRTDSVRVSDVGIALAKEWIAQNFGEELFVPRRWGQGGAHEAIRPTRPIDADELKLMIEEGTITTAKPLTNKHLQLYDLIFRRFMASQMREAKVRKLKLEISLEELEAIITKDLVEEIVEAGWTLVYPRIKVEVPPPEGSYSVKEVIVRSWNTVPLYSQADLIRLMKERGLGRPSTYAKIVSTLMERKYVIESPKQRKLIPTKKGMSVYFYLTENYSDLVSEERTRKLEELMDAISEGKASYDKVVRSVIEEVKWIPIKGSPLSNSL from the coding sequence TTGAAAGCGATATACAGAGATGGCTGCCCGGTCTGCGGCGGAGCCATAAGCTCGGACAGACTAGCCAAGGGGTTACCTTGCGAGAGGTGTTTACCGGAGGAAGTGCCACGCGACAGGCTTAAGGAGATGAACTTAGGAGGTCCGCTAGGACAATATTTTAAAATTGAGAAAGAAGTCGAGGAAGCGGAAAGGGTTTTCCATGAAGTAACTAAGAGCGTGTTCTGGTCCGCCCAAAGGGCTTGGTTGATAAGGGCCCTTAGGGGGGAGAGTTTCTCCATAGTGGCACCAACGGGAATGGGTAAGAGCACTTTCGGCGCGCTAGTTTCAGTACTCTTTGCAAAGAAGTTCGGTAAGAGTTACGTGATATTGCCTACAACGCCCCTAGTTGAAATGATGTACAAGAAGGCTAAGCCCTTCGCCGACATCCTAGGCGTCGAGGTAGTTAAGATCCATTCTAAGATGAGCAAGGGGGAGAGGAAGGAAGCGCTCGAAAAGTTCGAGAAAGGGGAATTCGGAGTTCTAATAACCACTTCGCGATTTATGATAAATAAATTGGATGAGCTAACCAAGTTCAAGTTCTCATTAATATTTGTAGATGACGTTGACTCCGTTCTGAAGAGCAACAAGAACGTGGACAGAATACTCCAATTGCTGGGTTTGAATGAAGAAGATCTCAAAGAGCTCTGGAACATAGTCAATAAAGAAAAGAGAATAATGAGGTATTTGCTTAACACAAACGATCCGGAGAAGAGGCTCTCTTTCTTAGAAGAGCTCGAAGAGATCGAAGAGCGAGTTAAGGAATTGAGGATGAAGGTTAACGGTATACTGATCTTCAGTTCGGCTACGGGCAAGGTGAGAACCAACAGGATCGCCATGGTTAGGAAGCTCTTGAATTTCGAACCAGGAGGAACGAGCGAAGGCGTTAGGAACGTAATAGACAGCTATACCCGAGAGGGTTTCGTTAAGGTCGTTAAGGCACTGGGTAAGGGAGGTCTGGTCTTCGTTCCAGCCGACAAAGGCCTCTCCTTCGCTGAAGAGGTAGCTAGGAAGCTGAAAGAGAACGGGGTCTCGGCGGAGGTCGTTTCATCGGAGAGGGTAAACGTAATTGAAGCCTTTGAGAGGGGAGAGGTTAGCGTATTAGTGGGCGTCGCTACGCATTACGGCGTTCTCACCCGCGGAATTGACCTACCCCACGTGATTAGGTACGCCGTTTTCGTTGGCGTGCCGAGGCTTAAGTTCAAGTTGAAGATGGACGAGCCCGTTCCTAGAGCTATTGTTAACGTCTTGAGAATTGCAGTTGAGGTCGGCTTCGAGGAATACGCAAAGATATACAAGGAGTTAGCGAAGAGGTACAGGAGCTTGACCCAACAAGCGGTCGAAATGCTCAAAGAGAGATTGATGAATGGAATAGTCGAAACGGACTTAGAGAAGCTGTTCATGAAAGGGTTTGAAATAATTAGGAACCTAGCCTCTAAGCCAGAGTTCGTTGAGAGGGTCAGGCGAAGCGGGTTCTACGAGATAGTAGAGGAGGGCGGGGAGCTCTACTTGCTCGTACCTGACTCCGCGACTTACCTCCAAGCTTCCGGGAGGACCTCTAGGCTGTACGCGGGCGGAGTAACCAAGGGTTTGTCAGTAGTAATTGTGGATAGCGAGCATTTGTTCAATGGACTGAAGAAGAGGTTGAGGTGGGTAATTGAAAATTGGTACCCGTTCGAGCAACTCGATCTAGGGGAGTTGCTGAAAGAGATCGACGAGGACAGGAGAAAGGTCCTTAAAGTGCTTAGAGGTGAACTAAGTACCAACGAGATAAGGAACCTATTGAAAACCTCCCTCCTAATTGTCGAGTCTCCAAATAAAGCTAGAACTATTACCAACTTCTTTGGTAGGCCTTCAATTAGGACCGTCAAGGGAGTAAGGGTATACGAGATAGGGCTCGGCAACAGGATACTCTACGTGACGGCTTCGGGTGGTCACACGAACGACCTAGTCAGCGATAGCGATCCCCTTTGCATTATGGAAGGCGGAAACTGTTTGTACTATGGAATAGAAGAAAACGGAACCCAACACCTAACGAGCATCAAGAGGTGTATGGTCTGTGGAACTCAATTCTCTGAAGAGATAAATAGATGTGTTCGTTGTGGATCTAAGTACTTGAAGAACTCAAAGGAAGTCATAGAGGGCTTGAGACTCCTGGCCGAAGAAGTAGATGAGGTTCTAATAGGAACGGACCCTGATACCGAAGGTGAGAAAATAGGTTGGGACGTAGCGAACCTGGTTAATCCCTTTGCAAAGAAGGTTCTAAGGGTAGAGTTCCACGAGGTCACTAAGCGGGCCTTGTTGGAGGCTATAGACAATCCCAGACCCTTTAACTTCAACTTAGTCGGTTCCCAAATGCTCAGAAGGGCCGAAGACAGGCTCATAGGCTTCACTTTGAGTCCAAAGCTATGGTTCGATTTATGGCCTAGGTACACCAATACTCCAGTAGCTTGTAAGATATCGAGGAACTTGTCTGCCGGTAGGGTGCAAACGCCCGTCCTCGGATGGGTAATCAAGAGGTACGAGGAATACAAGAGGTCCAGGAAGAAGTTCTACATAGTGAGCTACGGGGAAGGATGGAGGGAAACCTTCCCCGAGGACTCCTTCGGATTGAAGCCTACGAGGAAAGACGTGGAAAGGAGCACGGTAGTAGTGAAATACATCGAAAGGTGGGAAGAGACCGTGCCTCCTAGGCCTCCTTTTACCACCGACAGTTTATTGGAGGAAGCTAACGAGGTCTTGAGGTTAAGCGCAGATCAGACGATGAAGCTGGCGCAAGACTTGTTCGAAATGGGTTTCATTACATACCATAGAACCGATTCGGTAAGGGTTTCGGACGTTGGAATTGCCTTGGCCAAGGAGTGGATAGCCCAAAACTTCGGCGAAGAGCTCTTCGTTCCAAGAAGATGGGGCCAAGGCGGAGCTCACGAAGCCATAAGGCCTACCAGGCCAATAGACGCAGATGAATTGAAGTTAATGATAGAAGAGGGTACAATTACAACTGCGAAGCCCTTGACGAACAAACACTTGCAGTTGTACGACCTTATATTTAGGAGGTTCATGGCCAGCCAAATGAGGGAGGCTAAGGTTAGGAAGCTTAAATTAGAAATAAGCCTCGAAGAGTTAGAAGCTATAATAACAAAGGATTTAGTTGAAGAGATTGTTGAAGCGGGGTGGACGTTAGTGTATCCTAGGATTAAGGTAGAGGTGCCTCCGCCGGAAGGCAGTTACAGCGTGAAGGAAGTAATAGTGAGGAGTTGGAACACGGTGCCGCTGTATTCTCAAGCCGACCTAATTAGGTTAATGAAAGAGAGAGGTCTCGGTAGGCCTAGTACGTATGCAAAAATAGTTAGCACGTTAATGGAGAGGAAGTACGTTATTGAAAGCCCGAAGCAGAGGAAGCTCATTCCGACCAAGAAGGGAATGAGCGTGTACTTTTACTTAACTGAGAACTATTCCGACTTGGTAAGCGAGGAGAGGACGAGGAAGCTGGAAGAGCTAATGGACGCAATATCGGAGGGTAAGGCCAGTTACGATAAGGTAGTGAGAAGCGTGATCGAAGAAGTTAAATGGATACCGATAAAAGGGAGTCCGTTAAGCAACTCTCTCTAA
- a CDS encoding D-aminoacyl-tRNA deacylase has protein sequence MLKIVYSPNDPAAKGVAERLMKEGIEVYPLSRDAPFSDFSEVEGDDFIVLSRHSSEKRVKAFTVHFTGNFSDEAKLGGQPRTLSIALPKIGCKLLNALSKYNYREDYEVVYEATHHGPTINKGIVFIEIGSSLEDWTDPRNHDILAKAVLNYEEMEDLPSAIWIGGPHYNKRAAKRCFEGINSIGHIAPKYVIGSINEDLLVQMVEKSRDPIERAYVEKKSVKAEQRKKIVETLKSMGLSVEVV, from the coding sequence TTGTTGAAGATAGTTTACAGTCCCAACGACCCGGCCGCTAAGGGCGTTGCAGAACGTCTAATGAAGGAAGGCATAGAAGTTTATCCGCTCTCTAGAGACGCTCCGTTTTCCGATTTCAGCGAAGTCGAAGGAGACGACTTCATAGTATTGTCAAGACATTCGAGCGAGAAAAGGGTCAAGGCCTTCACGGTCCACTTCACAGGGAACTTCTCAGATGAAGCCAAACTAGGTGGTCAACCGAGAACGCTTTCAATAGCTTTACCAAAGATCGGATGTAAGCTCTTGAACGCGTTGAGCAAGTACAACTATCGCGAGGACTACGAAGTGGTTTACGAGGCAACTCACCACGGTCCGACCATAAATAAGGGCATTGTCTTTATAGAGATTGGCTCATCGTTAGAAGACTGGACCGATCCAAGGAATCACGATATACTCGCGAAGGCCGTCTTAAACTACGAGGAAATGGAAGACCTCCCTTCCGCAATATGGATAGGCGGACCTCATTACAATAAGAGAGCTGCAAAGAGGTGTTTTGAAGGAATTAATTCCATCGGCCATATTGCTCCAAAGTACGTAATAGGCTCAATAAACGAAGATTTGCTAGTTCAGATGGTGGAAAAAAGTAGAGATCCTATCGAGAGAGCATACGTCGAGAAGAAGTCCGTGAAGGCAGAACAGAGGAAGAAAATTGTAGAAACTTTGAAGTCTATGGGGTTAAGCGTCGAGGTAGTGTAA